A single genomic interval of Amycolatopsis albispora harbors:
- a CDS encoding TetR/AcrR family transcriptional regulator, translating to MPKIIDHDQRRREIVDVTWELITRGGIEAATMREIAAAAGFANGALKLYFPSKEDIIEATYERALGMMRTYVELDELRGLVALRELCFSAMPIDEDRIAAGRVLLTFWQLSLTNQKLHDKYLEHVREWRGLLHRYLAEGREDGDIVTGTPDEQLVDEIVLLNAGANVMSLVSGEFSTIALQRAHLESFFDRLTRP from the coding sequence ACCAGCGTCGCCGTGAGATCGTCGACGTCACCTGGGAGCTGATCACCCGGGGTGGCATCGAGGCCGCGACGATGCGGGAGATCGCGGCCGCGGCCGGTTTCGCCAACGGCGCGCTCAAGCTGTACTTCCCCAGCAAGGAAGACATCATCGAGGCCACCTACGAGCGCGCGCTCGGCATGATGCGCACCTACGTGGAACTCGACGAGCTGCGCGGGCTGGTGGCGCTGCGGGAGCTGTGCTTCTCCGCGATGCCGATCGACGAGGACCGCATCGCCGCCGGGCGCGTGCTGCTCACCTTCTGGCAGCTGTCGCTGACCAACCAGAAGCTGCACGACAAGTACCTGGAGCACGTGCGCGAGTGGCGTGGCCTGCTGCACCGGTACCTGGCCGAGGGGCGCGAGGACGGCGACATCGTCACCGGGACCCCCGACGAGCAGCTGGTCGACGAGATCGTCCTGCTGAACGCCGGGGCGAACGTGATGAGCCTGGTCAGCGGCGAATTCTCGACCATCGCACTGCAGCGGGCCCATCTGGAGTCCTTTTTCGACCGCCTCACCCGGCCCTGA
- a CDS encoding alpha/beta hydrolase → MTLDPAVRELLARSTPAEAPARPPAAAELRAAFDASWRRPESVEPVASVTDYEVPGGVRVRLYLPESATPVPVFAWLHGGGWTIGSIDENELASRAVCNAAGAAVAAVDYRLAPEHPFPAAPEDCYRVVEWLAAGGAGPAVDAARIAIGGESAGGNLSTVVSMMSRDRGGPRLAAQVLICPVYAHPDDGFASYTDFAEGFGMTAGAMRFFFEQYVTDPAQLDDPYLLPLRAADLSGLPPALVLTAEYDVLRDEGEEFARRLAATGTPVELTRYAGQIHGFYGLYTDLPASPRSHAQVAAYLRAVFRAG, encoded by the coding sequence CGAAGCACCGGCGCGCCCGCCGGCCGCCGCCGAGTTGCGGGCCGCCTTCGACGCCTCGTGGCGGCGTCCCGAGTCGGTGGAGCCGGTCGCTTCGGTCACCGATTACGAGGTGCCCGGCGGCGTGCGTGTCCGGTTGTACCTGCCCGAATCCGCCACGCCGGTGCCGGTTTTCGCCTGGCTCCACGGGGGTGGGTGGACGATCGGCTCGATCGACGAGAACGAGCTCGCCTCGCGTGCGGTGTGCAACGCGGCGGGGGCCGCGGTGGCCGCCGTGGACTACCGGCTCGCGCCGGAACACCCGTTCCCGGCGGCGCCGGAGGACTGCTACCGCGTGGTCGAATGGCTGGCCGCCGGTGGGGCCGGGCCCGCGGTGGACGCGGCACGCATCGCGATCGGCGGGGAGAGCGCGGGCGGCAATCTGTCCACAGTGGTCTCGATGATGTCGCGCGACCGGGGCGGGCCGCGGCTGGCCGCGCAGGTGCTGATCTGCCCGGTCTACGCCCATCCCGACGACGGGTTCGCCTCGTACACCGATTTCGCCGAGGGCTTCGGCATGACCGCCGGGGCGATGCGGTTCTTCTTCGAGCAGTACGTCACCGATCCGGCCCAGCTGGACGATCCGTACCTGCTGCCGTTGCGGGCCGCCGACCTGAGCGGCCTGCCGCCGGCGCTGGTGCTGACCGCGGAGTACGACGTGCTGCGGGACGAAGGCGAGGAGTTCGCGCGGCGGCTGGCCGCCACGGGCACGCCGGTGGAGCTGACGCGGTACGCCGGTCAAATCCACGGTTTTTACGGCCTGTACACGGATCTTCCGGCTTCGCCGCGGTCACACGCCCAGGTCGCGGCCTACCTGCGGGCGGTGTTCAGGGCCGGGTGA